Genomic segment of Candidatus Thorarchaeota archaeon:
CCTGGTCAATCATGTGCACCGCGGTGTTGTTGAGCTGCCCGCCGCCGTACTTGCGCAGGGTCTGCCAGTCGCGCCGGCGGTGGAAGCCGTACCCGCCCCGCCGCACGAAGAACACCTTGCCCAGCTTCCCGCTCTTGATCACCTCCTGAATGTGCAGGTAATCCTGCGCAAAGCGAGCGCTCTGATGAATAGTGAGCAGGCGTCCGGTTTCCCTGGCCACCGCTATCATGCGATCCACGTCGCGAAGGTTGGTGGCCATCGGCTTCTCCACCAGCACGTGCTTGCCGGCCCGCATCGCGGCGATGGACTGGGGGGCGTGATCGTGCGACTGGGTGGCGATCACCACCAGCTCGCAGTCCGACTCCCGCAGGAACCGCCTCCAGTCCCGCCAGGTGTGGCACCCGAACTCTGCCTTCGCCTCCGCCAGACGAGCCGGCTCCAGGTCTACCACATCGCTGATCGCAAAGTCTTTCCTCCCTCGCATAGCTGCTACGTGGATATCCCAACCCGCTCGACCCAGACC
This window contains:
- a CDS encoding Gfo/Idh/MocA family oxidoreductase, whose protein sequence is GLGRAGWDIHVAAMRGRKDFAISDVVDLEPARLAEAKAEFGCHTWRDWRRFLRESDCELVVIATQSHDHAPQSIAAMRAGKHVLVEKPMATNLRDVDRMIAVARETGRLLTIHQSARFAQDYLHIQEVIKSGKLGKVFFVRRGGYGFHRRRDWQTLRKYGGGQLNNTAVHMIDQVVQLLGSPPQAAFGDLQQIINPGDVRTT